AACGTCCGGTGAAATGTACAGCTTGTATTTAAAACAGATTCTGAGTTACATACTACTTAAGAGTGTATTCTgtacttaaaaacacacaaaacaatcatAGAAATGCTTTCATGGCTCTTACTTATTTTGACCTGTCAAAAGCTTCACAGGATTTTTAGGTTCCAGGTCAATGTTTGTTCCATCCCAGTTGATCTGTTGATCAGAAGAAAAAGGTGATACCACTgctttgggaaaaaaatataGATGTTGTCAGTTTGATATCAAGAGGATGAAGACTGTAAAACACATACCGAGAAATCCATGTCGAGGGTTTCTATTTCATCATCTGTGTAGTCTTCCAGGATGTTCTTCAGACACCTTGAAACAcgatacaaaatacaatattcaAGATTTTAAAGATGCTTTACAATGTATATTCTGACCAGACCCCTAACCAAACATGTGTGTGATTAAAGTGAATGTCCTTACTCTCCAACACAGGGGCTGAATTCCATCATATCCCCCAGTGAAGGCTTCACACCGAGCAGCTTCTTGAAAAGAGCCAGTGGGAAGGGTAGGTGAAGGATACACTGGTTGTACAAGGCCAATCCACACAGAACCCCAAAGTGTAAGTACCTCTGGTCCTCTGGTGCTGCCTGGTGTTGTTGGAAGAGAACATTTTTTACCAGAAAAGTGGAGAAATAAAAGGATGACAATTATTTTTGTGGAAAGACCATTGGGTCCTTTTTATCATTACATACTTATCATCTTACTTTGGATGGGAACCATGCCAGTGTCTTGGAGTCATTGTACATGAACATCCCGGTTTCAGCTGACACCATCTCGTGAAATACTTCGTAAAAAAAGTCTTTTACGTAGCCATACAAATCCCTTACGCCGGCCAAGTTTGTATCATAATAAACCTACAaggtgaaaaggaaaaaaatatacagcAGCTCATACAAGGTTCAATAAACAATGATGCAAGGTTTTACGCACAATAAAGGTTTATTACCACAAGTGGAATCTTGTAGTGACTCTGATTAGTAAGAGCCAGATGTTCGAAGGTGTCTTTCAAAACTGAACCTCGCCTCACGTCCACTTCAAAAACAAGGTCTTGAGGCTGAGGCACTCCGTTTTCGCGAGTGATTTCACAGGTAATGCGATTTTGTGCTTTAAACTGAAATACAGGGATATTACAGATTTAATTTCTCATAACTTATTTGACGACTTCTCTGTTTTGTAACTGACAGCTtacttctttgtgtttttttaattctcatGAGGTACTGAACCTGAGTTACCTTGGTGTAATGAACATTCAggtcaaaaacatatttcttcgACTCCAGATCCATCACAGAAGGAAAGCTACAAAGGATAAGTGGCTCAGTATTCCTCTGAAAGGGGAAACAGATTAGATTGTTATAggacgtgtgtgtttgtccttggTCTATCTGTCCACGACTAATGACTCTTCTGAATGCACTTTTATAGCttctttctactttttttttgtaccttGTACTGTGATCCCAAACGCCAAAGCAGCCAATCTtccaaatacatgtttttgttcatcaaCAAACAGAATTCACTCTCTGGAATCTTCTGAGGTTCTGCAGTCCTGCTATTGACCTTAAAAACAAGTGTTATGTTTATTAGGGAAAAGGTTCAGcaatttaaaagctttattttgtgcTAACAGTAAGGGGGATTACTGGTTCATGCTCTGTGACTTTCGTAAAAATTCAGCCTATAACTGATACTCACGTTGTACATATGCTGGAGGACTAGTAGCAGGTTTCTGACTTCTGAGTTTCGAAGATCAGGTTTGTCAGACAGGATCACCGAGAGGGCCTGCTTCCACACCTCAACATGTGTAATCATGGTGGAGGGTGGCAGTGAGGTCCACCAGTCCCCTGAGGAGGACAACATGGAGATTGGCAGACATTCACATCAGTGAGCAGGAAACACTGAGCAGATGTGAAGGACCCTAAAACTATTAAAAGTTATAAACCTATAATCCTTAAAGTCTCTGGCTGGTTGAATTGGTGACACCTATGGTTACCAGGGTTACatcaatgtgttttaataacacAGCTACCTTTTCAGAAATACAACAGTGGAGCAACTGGTGTATATAGTGCAGCCAAACTCTTATTGTTTTAATGGAGTTGCTCATCACtcaataattatacattttgatgtGTAATGTTTTATCAAAAACTGATGCTGATGTGTAGAGGTGACGTTACCTATGACCTGGAGGCTGCCAGCAGACAAGTTTAATACAGCAGCAGAGACCGCCTTAGCGAGCTTTATGCTCTTTAGAGGAGATTGGTGGTTCTGGATGACATGCAGGAGCTCATTGAGGATCAGGAAGATCCTCAACCCCTCCACTCCCACTGGCTTCTTATCAAGGGAGGAGGGCAAGTGCAAGAGAGCATTTTCAACCTGTTAGTTTGAGAAAGACGCCAAGGGATCAGGACTATTTGGTCAATCTTAAACACTTCCGACAAGTTTAAGACTAATTATAGAGTTAATCTCAccattccattttttttgtcagtaaCAAATACTGAACATACTGAAGGTACATAACTTTAACAAGACAAAACCTTTAATACCCTTACCTCTGCAAACACTTTGTCCTTCTTTACCAGTTTCTGGAAAGCAAGTTGTGCTATTGGCAGGTTCAGGCCACAGTACTTTGGTGAAGTCTGGAAATGTTCATCTTTGctataaacacaaagaaaaaaagggcaTGACCATTCCATACCTCTGCGAGATTTAGGCACATTGGTGCTTTCAGAGAAATGCTAACATCATCATGCTAGCGTGTTAACCAAGACACTGACTTTTTACCTTAATCATCCTATAGTTTAAGTGTTTTGCTGATTTGggcacaaataaataaagtcattcaTAATTTCGGGATTAAATTAACCTGccaatataaaatgtatggCTTCACCATAACATTACAATATTCTTTTTCTGCAATATGTATtgcaatgtaaaaaataaaccataaaataGGGATGATTTTTATGTGTGTCTGGTTCTAAGCCGCGCCAGCACATGGACACAGGGGAATTTTCAGGCTTAAAACAGGACCTTTTTGATGGTTCTACTAAGTTGTAGGGGATCAAagtattatttgaaatgtataaagttGTGGATTAATTGACAGATCTCTAGGGCAACAAGCACAGCTTTAAAGTAGATGTTATAATTCACCAGATAAAAAGAAATGACTGTAATGTTTATATACTGTGTTTACCTTTTCTCAAGGAAGCTTGCATtcacacaggaaacagaggaaaacaTCCTGCAAATTTCCCTGTGAAGATTTTAAATCAAGGTCATTGCACTATTAACCGCTACGGATCCAAATCAATCACTTCTGTCATGTAGTCCATAGAAGTTCTGGCTACTCAACaaagtaataatataataaatatacttaCTGTTTTATCTGTTTCCAAGACTTTGAATCACACTCAGCGGTCCATTTGTCGATCATGTGATCAAGACAGTGTGTTACAGTGTTGACTCTGACAGTGTTTGCCTCCTGCTGTACATCCTGCGAAATAAAAGAGTGAATGAATGTTAACATGATTAAACCCATGACCATTATGGTCTGCCTTATATGTTTTTCTGATGGTACCTCAGTCGACGTGTAAGTTGCAAACGAACAGTTTCCCCCTGCGAAGATGTTTCTAATTACAGCATCTCCGCTGGTGTCTGGAATAATAACAGCATAAGGGTGAAATCACTGTGAAATCATTCGTCATGTTTGCATTATTGAATCTATTTTTCACCATGTAGATACCTTTTGGCAGTTGAACAGGTAGCGGCACAGATGGATGACTCTCCTTTCCATGTCCCAGCTGCCCCTGCTCTCCACACCCAAAGGAGTAGACCCTCTTGGAGTCCATCAACACCAATGTGTGATGTCTGAGTAAAtggaaaatcattttaatgtcatcggagacacatacacacactttgataTACTTTGATGTTATAAAAGGTGAGATACTTCTACCTTCCACAAGCGATCTTGGTGACCTTTGCCCCCCAGAGCTCTGCAACAAGCCGAGGTCGTAGTTCATCTCTGAATGAGTTGTGCCCGAGCTGTCCATATTTACCAGAGCCAAATGTAAACACTGCACCGTCCTGAGGAAGCAACCAGACAACCATCAGTCTcacatattgtttattattacacATGTACAAATCTATGACAGGGGTTTCTCGGGAAAGGATCTTAAAGGTTCCAATGTTGCATAAAAGGTATTTAATTTGAACTATTTATGTTAACCACTGATTCAAAGTCTACTGTTTACATCAGCTCTGTAAAGCGTCTTAGCTTTAAAGCTAATTTCGATAGCTTTACGGCCTTTTATTATACTGTTTTGGTTCAGACTCTCTGCTCTCACCAGCACTGTTTCAGCAgaagcaggcagctgttttcagtgaattatttgtatttgtatatacatATGGATATAAAAATAAGCAACTGTCAGCTAAAGCTCGCCATATTAACCTCCAAAAGTCAAAACTGATTTGTTAAAGCAAGTTTAAGTCTGTGCACTATGCATACTCATGACTCAATGTTATATTAACCAAATTGATGTCAATACTTTTGGAGATATAAAAGTAGCAGTTTACACTTGTGATAATATTGCACTCTTTATTGTGactgtttgttgtgttttttgtgcactTTTAACCACCACATTTTACCATGTGAGCCAGTAAAAAGGTATTGCATGTGTATAAGGGTGTTGTTTGATGAGTAAATTAAAATCATGTTATGTACACTATGTCTGCTGTCTTACAATACACTTACAATACAGCACACAAAATTACGAGAAGTTACCAAAGAGCATGTTGGGCAAAACTCAGGAACCAAACCTTTGTCAAAGTAGCGGTGTGGTCCTTTCCACAGGAAACGTGAATAGTTTTCTTCAAGTTCAGACAACGAACAGGAGTTGGTGTATGTCTGTCtgtagaaaaataataacaagtTCTTATACAATGTAAATAGTATACTGTAATAGGGTTGAAATGCTAGTGCTGTGTCAATACTACTTCACAAGTACCTGTAGTGTCTCCCAGGCCGAGCTGCCCACAGTGGTTCCCGCCCCAGCTGAACACCGctccagagacagagagggcgAAGCTCTGCTCCCCCCCTGCAGCTATCTGCACCAGAGGGATCGCTGACAGAGATTTGAGGTGTTGTGGGCCTTTGGTGCTGGGCTGCTGTTTCCCCAGACCCAGCTGGCCCCTGGAGCCCTGGCCCCATACAAAAACCCGGCCGTCTGTGGAGAAAACACTGACTTTTATAGAACTTCCCTAATGCATCATTTTTTGGCAAACTACTTTGTCATCAATGATTTTTTGAGAGACAGGTTTTGTTATTACAATAATTATTATCAACGTCCAATGGTAGGTTTTTTGGAGGCGATGCCCATACCTCCGGATCATAAATCCTGGAGTTAATTGGGTTTCTTGACAGttcttgaaaatgaaaaatattctaaatatttatacaaacctAAAAAGTACgaatttgcattaaaaatataaaatgacataaGATACaatataatcataataatttaaagtaaaatgtccaactaagataatataaaataaaaagaataaaatattagACATTAAATATTAGAAGTTAAACGGGACATATTTTGCTATtattgattggttagctggctggatctgttgtgattggtcaaccgcttagagatgtccagccccTCAGCATTTCATGAACAATGTGATCACCAAATTAGTGGACAACTGCTCTCCCCTGCACCAAGGCCTTTACGGTACCTTTGGTCAGGGCAACTGAATGATGGCTCCCACAGGCGACCTGCGAAACTGCACACAACATCTTCAGAGGCCTGAGAGAACAAGAATCAAGTGTAgacacatttttacaacttaATAGATTTAGATGCAAATTCAGGACATTGATGGATGGTATAACCTCAGTGATTCCTTACCTTGGAACAAGCTTTTTGTCCGCACAGAGAACTTGTCCTCTCTCAGACAGCAGTGTGACAGTATCATCTCCACAACTAACAGCCTTTATCTTGTCTTTAAAATTCACATACTCTGAGAGTACACAGAAAGACAGCAAAGAGTGATGTGAAAGATTGGATGACAAGATGCAAACATGCATGAAAACTGTTATTGTAAATCAGGGTTATTCCTCTATATCATTTTGAACACTTCATGGGATTAAACATAAGTAATGTgttatctgaaaataaatatgaacttgTTTTCTTGGGAATGTATGAATGTCTTAAATCCAGCATATTATTTGCTATTATAACCAATTTAAGTTCCTGCCAATACATCTAAACATGAAACACCAGCCCAAGTCACAGCTGATTCTCAGCCCTCACAAAGCAAACTTCAGATCAGCTGTGAGTCACAATGAGGCGttgctgtgttgtgtttcaaCAAGAGAAACGAAAGTGAAACTAAGAGCTTTCTTTAAACGGTGTGTATAGTTCTAAAAGAGCGTTGTTGTGACTGCCCTGGAGTTGTTACTGAGAGTTTTACAGTCATTACGGTAAACTATTATATGTCACCTcgagtaaattcagcagctacccttCCGTATACAAAGTCCATaaagctgcacctttaccagctttgagaacactttaatgatcaataaatataaaacatttcagatatattattctgaaatggaccaatcaaacaatgactgcttttacttttggtacttaaagtatattttgatgagaatacttttgcaacttttacttgagtaaccttttgaatgcaggacttttactgtaacagagtattcctacactctggtacttctaatttgactgaagtacaagatctgagtacctctccCATCTCTGGAAAATTGCAGTCGTCTCTCAATTTTATCCAAACATATTTATGTCTGAATtactacaaaaacacattttacacgAGAGTAACAGACTGAGTAAAACATGGTGTACATGATTGCATTAAGGCAGAAGAGAACTAACACTCACTCTGTTTTCCTCTGACTCTTCTCCCATCTTTCCTCTCAGTGGTGGGAATGATAAACGCGTTGCCATTACTTTTGAGGAAAGCGACCACAGTGTGACCCGCAGACAGAGCCGTGAGGTGATAACTGAGCTGGAGATGATGAAGCCCCTCTGCTTTAGGGGGGCCAATATTTGAGCGATCTTTTAGCAAGAAGCCCCTGTGACTGTCCTCTCCCCAAGAAAACATGTTGTCACACACCTGCCCAAGTCACAGCTGATTCTCAGCACTCACAAAGCAAACTTCAGATCAGATGTGAGTCACAATGAGGCGTTGCTGTGTTACGTTTCAACAAGAGAAATGAAAGCGAAACTAAGAGTGTTTATGTTGTGAATAATTCTAAAAGAGCGCTTTTGTGATAGCCCTGACTTGTTACTGACGGTCATTGCGATAAAAGTGTAGATCGGGTTGTGTTTTAGTGGAAGCAAAAGTGATGGATATGGGTGGTTTACTGAACAGTCCCATGGATTACAGGGGCCAAAGTGTCAGGGGCCCAAAAACAACCTCAAAGGAACACACAACGACTACAAATAGACACAATTTACCCACAAAGAGTCTCAACTTTTaagaacaaaagaaatgcagacagaaaaacaaacacaagcaactataaagacacaaaaaagtgACCACAAGGGGAGACAAACCGATCAAAAAGATAAACAATATCTATGAAAAGTGACctaaaatgggggaaaaaataccAGATGAGTTTACTTGACTACTTCAGTATTTACTTTGTGGATGCCAGGTTGTTGTGAAGACCGAATCACACGTCATGATATAACTTAATAAACAATTGGAATAATAGAATAATACAGACCTTACATCCTTGGTGATGGACAAGCTCTTTTCTTCTCATTTAATAGGCCTAagtcaaaaatatttcattaaacgAATATTAATGTATTGTATCAGATGGaaacatgtttatatatgtaccttaaatcaatatttgaatGTCAGataatacataacaaaataatgatgTGCTATCCTGtccttttaaatacagtatctcTAATGGTTAAACTTTAGTTTGAAGAATTGCATGTTCACATTTAGAGATAATGTCGCAGATCAACCACCAGGTGGAGGTAGAGACTAAATCTGCCTCTATCCATTATGTCAAAACAGAGTTTACCcgttcaaaaatgaaatgtactgcCCTTTAACTTGCTGAAACCCCGGGGACATTTCTTTAACTAACTATTTTCATCATCAAAGTAAAGAGTGAGGAAATACACCAGCACTGCTGACTGAAAGGAAATGCTTTGTCATGAAAAGGTGAGTTTGCTGCTGTTCCGCCCAACAGGAGTTACATTTTCTAGAGATAtctccagaaaaaaacattctctGCGTGCAGAAGAAGACAACAAAcacatgggaaatgtagtcttaGTTTGGTTGGAATGATTGCACTAATAAAACCATTTGGTACACAGATACTTCCAATAGTGACGCACATTATTTAACAACTTATAAGAATCTATTAAGCATGAAGTATTCAGTTTTAAGCACAGAGACAGGAGGgaacataacataaaaagacTGTCTGATAGCATCTCATCAttctcttctgtttttgtctgtgcaTCACCTTCTTCTCCCTCACACTGTTAGAAGCCATCACAACACAAAAAGAACTGGAAAAATAACAGCTGGCGTGTAGACGTATTGATCATCTAATTTGAAGATGTCTTGAAAGTGTGCCCTGACCTCTTTGACCCCTGCAATGCATCACCGAGCAAAAGCCTCCTTTCCCTGTGCTTGCTTTCTTCTGTCAGAGCAGATTTAAAATATGATCGCACAGCCAGTTTAAACACAATGGGGCCCCTTTGTAATGTGTTTATGGTTTGGATAGAATTCTATTTCAATTATTTCTATAACGGTGTCATTTGAGTTTTTACAATGAGTAACTGCAATGTAAATGCCTAAAATGAGtgaatttctttaaaatacCACAAAAGCATCcagaaaatgttgatttgttgCACACTGATGAGCAACTCTGATATAGTTCTACAAGGACTAAACTGCATATTAtactttttcattattttaataagGCAACATTTTTCTTAACACCTTGCCTCTTAGGGCctataaattaatatattttttcaaacttaaaGACCGGATATAGTATATGTAATTTATGGAACTTagttaatataataataataataataataataataataataataataataataataataataataataataataataataataataataataataataatgcattttatttttaaagtcttCTTTCAAGGCTCTCAAGGTCGTTATCTACTACCATTacttataattatatatttgcctccatatatttcatatttatcgGCATGACAGTACTATTCATTTACATCTCTGAAATGataattactattattattttaaaaaacaacatataagtCCAATAAAACACAGGTATACTGAAGTAATGCATGAGTGTGTGATGGTGCATGTGTATTGTTGCTAATCAGTCTGGTTCAAGCATTTAAAGCTGACACTGGGACACTtcttaatcattttttaaaagttattttttgggggagtTTTTacctttaatcggataggacagtggagagtgacaggaaagtgggagggATAGGATCCGGAAAAGAACACGGGTCGGGAATTGAACCCGGGGTCGCCGGCGtatggtgcaggtgccccagccagttgcaccACGGCCGGGGCCTTTCTAATTCATTCTTAAAGATGTTTTGCTAGTTTGTTTACCTGGTCGAAGGGAATCCTGTCTCCTTCAAAATAATATTCCCATTACGTAGCTCAATTTCTCCAATTTATTCTGGCCAtgtcaaacaaacatgtttactttCAGCTTTGAGTTTTTCATAGACGCACATTTAATCCCTTCTTTAATATTTAGGAGACAGGCTGAATAAAATCTCAGATCCATTTCTCAGAGTTGGCTTGTTGTACTCTTGGCTCTACAGGAAAGGATAACCACGTCGGAAGTGATTTGTCCATCACCCTTTAACTCCTTTTATGTGCCACTGCCAGAAACTGTCAACATTTTTGGTCTGGGGAAACACTGCCTTCTATCTGTTTTGTGCCATGaagcaataaaacatattttcctccAAAGTTTACCCAGggcacaaaatgaaaaacagagaagCTGCAGGTAACGGCTGCCAATCGCCTCTCTATACTAGTAAATAATATGGAAATCATAGGGCAAATACCCACAAGTACTCATCACTTTTCAATATAAATGTCTCCTGCTGTGGCTTTGCTATACTCATGCCAGAATGTATCCTCTTGGAGTAACTCGAATATTTGACAGTAAGTGAAGGAATGCAGCCTCTTGAGAAATAAACTGCACTGAGCa
Above is a genomic segment from Eleginops maclovinus isolate JMC-PN-2008 ecotype Puerto Natales chromosome 2, JC_Emac_rtc_rv5, whole genome shotgun sequence containing:
- the LOC134859126 gene encoding probable E3 ubiquitin-protein ligase HERC4, translated to MFSWGEDSHRGFLLKDRSNIGPPKAEGLHHLQLSYHLTALSAGHTVVAFLKSNGNAFIIPTTERKDGRRVRGKQKYVNFKDKIKAVSCGDDTVTLLSERGQVLCADKKLVPRPLKMLCAVSQVACGSHHSVALTKDGRVFVWGQGSRGQLGLGKQQPSTKGPQHLKSLSAIPLVQIAAGGEQSFALSVSGAVFSWGGNHCGQLGLGDTTDRHTPTPVRCLNLKKTIHVSCGKDHTATLTKDGAVFTFGSGKYGQLGHNSFRDELRPRLVAELWGAKVTKIACGRHHTLVLMDSKRVYSFGCGEQGQLGHGKESHPSVPLPVQLPKDTSGDAVIRNIFAGGNCSFATYTSTEDVQQEANTVRVNTVTHCLDHMIDKWTAECDSKSWKQIKQEICRMFSSVSCVNASFLEKSKDEHFQTSPKYCGLNLPIAQLAFQKLVKKDKVFAEVENALLHLPSSLDKKPVGVEGLRIFLILNELLHVIQNHQSPLKSIKLAKAVSAAVLNLSAGSLQVIGDWWTSLPPSTMITHVEVWKQALSVILSDKPDLRNSEVRNLLLVLQHMYNVNSRTAEPQKIPESEFCLLMNKNMYLEDWLLWRLGSQYKRNTEPLILCSFPSVMDLESKKYVFDLNVHYTKFKAQNRITCEITRENGVPQPQDLVFEVDVRRGSVLKDTFEHLALTNQSHYKIPLVVYYDTNLAGVRDLYGYVKDFFYEVFHEMVSAETGMFMYNDSKTLAWFPSKAAPEDQRYLHFGVLCGLALYNQCILHLPFPLALFKKLLGVKPSLGDMMEFSPCVGECLKNILEDYTDDEIETLDMDFSINWDGTNIDLEPKNPVKLLTGQNKKEYVEAYVNHAFNTSVQGVFQDFKRGFFQVCEEDLVKLFRPQELQGVLVGKDFNDWAKLKQATVYEGAYNTTPQHRTIQMFWEVFDDLTEDQKKAFLWFVTGFERVPILAMEKFTMKIQIQEVEDYPDEYYPKAHTCFSGLELPLYSTKEIMRTRLTEALSSNKIIFKDAGLNSDGV